In Polyodon spathula isolate WHYD16114869_AA chromosome 27, ASM1765450v1, whole genome shotgun sequence, one DNA window encodes the following:
- the LOC121301476 gene encoding DNA-3-methyladenine glycosylase-like → MRELRSARRKENARPLKDKELCNGPSKLCQALDIQRGFDRRDLASDREVWLEQGPDSPNPETVVSAPRIGINYAGEWASKPLRFYIQGNSCVSVVDKAAERASNT, encoded by the coding sequence ATGAGGGAGCTGCGGAGTGCCAGGAGGAAAGAGAACGCACGCCCTTTGAAAGACAAGGAGCTCTGCAACGGGCCATCCAAGCTGTGCCAGGCTCTGGATATCCAGCGGGGGTTTGACCGGCGGGATCTGGCCTCGGACCGTGAGGTCTGGCTGGAGCAGGGTCCTGACAGCCCGAACCCCGAGACTGTGGTGTCTGCCCCTCGCATCGGCATCAACTATGCCGGGGAGTGGGCCTCCAAACCACTGCGCTTTTACATCCAAGGGAACAGCTGCGTCAGCGTGGTGGACAAGGCAGCTGAGAGGGCAAGCAACACGTGA
- the LOC121301475 gene encoding GATOR complex protein NPRL3-like isoform X3 → MYMQIDGKVPKMGDKTSPVSVILVSSGSRGNKLLFRYPFQQIPENQSSQTIKLRSPYALNMAGDTMENPDRDSRFSDVILATILATKSDMCGKKFELKIDNVWFVGHPTLLQHAHGIQVSKTDPSPKREMPTMILFSVVFALRANADPSVISCMHNLSRRIAIALQHEERRCQYLTREAKLMLAIQDEVTTVGETDGEPQSPFHHILPKCKLARDLKEAYDSLCTTGVVRLHINNWLEVSFCLPHKIHCVRCNHIPPEAIERSLKAIRPYHALLLLDDEKSLLSELPLDCSPALVRVIKSCSAIKNLQQLAQDVDLALLQVFQLAAHLVYWGKAILIYPLCENNVYMLSPDANISLYSPLEEQFAQQFPGHDLPSMLAKFSLPVSLSEFKNPLALPVQEAQLIQMVIWMLQHRLLVQLHTYVCLLAPPAEEKLPLAARVGGRNLSTPSALSFGSPTSSDDMTLTSPSMDNSSTELVPGGDTPLNARITESLLASLSKRERLAILNVPAAQNAEDLCMFARLLLYFRGCHHLEEIMYNENMRRSQLMTLFDKFHSVLVVTSHEDPIISLFQSPLS, encoded by the exons ATGTACATGCAGATAGACGGCAAAGTCCCTAAAATGGGAGACAAAACCAGTCCAGTAAGTGTCATACTGGTGAGCTCTGGTAGCAGGGGAAATAAACTGCTTTTTAGGTACCCTTTTCAACAAATACCAGAGAACCAATCTTCTCAAACAA TTAAACTCAGGAGTCCATATGCACTGAACATGGCAGGGGACACCATGGAAAACCCAGATAGGGATTCaag GTTTTCTGATGTCATCCTTGCCACCATCTTGGCGACAAAGTCAGACATGTGCGGGAAAAAGTTTGAGCTGAAGATCGACAATGTGTGGTTCGTCGGACACCCAACCCTACTGCAGCATGCCCATGGGATTCAG GTATCGAAAACAGACCCATCACCAAAGAGGGAAATGCCTACAATGATCCTCTTCAGTGTTGTTTTTGCATTAAGG GCGAACGCAGACCCCTCTGTGATCAGCTGCATGCACAACCTGTCCCGGCGCATTGCCATTGCCCTGCAGCACGAAGAGCGCCGCTGCCAGTACCTGACCAGGGAGGCTAAGCTCATGCTGGCCATCCAGGATGAGGTGACCACCGTGGGTGAGA CTGATGGAGAACCGCAGTCTCCTTTTCACCACATTCTCCCGAAGTGCAAACTGGCCAGGGACCTAAAGGAGGCTTATGACAG TCTGTGCACCACGGGAGTTGTGCGCCTGCACATTAATAACTGGCTGGAGGTGAGCTTTTGCCTGCCTCATAAGATTCACTGTGTCCGGTGCAATCACATCCCTCCAGAGGCTATAGAACGCAGCCTGAAGGCAATCCG GCCCTACCATGCCCTCCTCTTGCTGGACGATGAGAAGTCATTGCTGAGTGAGCTGCCGTTAGATTGCTCCCCAGCCCTGGTGCGAGTGATTAAATCCTGCTCCGCCATCAAGAACCTGCAGCAGCTGGCACAGGACGTGGACCTGGCCCTGTTACAG GTCTTCCAGCTTGCAGCCCATTTGGTGTACTGGGGCAAGGCAATCCTTATCTATCCACTATGTGAGAACAATGTCTACATGCTCTCTCCAGATGCCAATATTAGTCT CTACTCCCCGTTAGAAGAGCAGTTTGCACAGCAATTTCCAGGTCACGACCTACCATCCATGCTGGCCAAGTTCTCCCTTCCTGTGTCCCTGTCAGAGTTCAAGAACCCCCTGGCTCTTCCTGTACAGGAG GCCCAGCTGATTCAGATGGTGATCTGGATGCTACAGCACCGCTTGCTGGTGCAGCTGCACACCTATGTCTGCCTGCTGGCGCCCCCTGCAGAGGAGAAGCTGCCACTGGCCGCCCGAGTGGGAGGAAGGAATCTCAGCACACCCAGTGCACTCAGCTTCGGATCCCCCA CCAGCAGTGATGACATGACCCTGACCAGCCCCAGCATGGACAACTCGAGCACAGAGCTGGTGCCGGGGGGAGACACGCCACTCAATGCCAGGATAACCGAGAGCCTGCTGGCCAGCTTGTCCAAGCGAGAGCGACTCGCCATACTCAATGTCCCTGCAGCCCAGAACGCAGAGGACCTCTGCATGTTCGCCCG GCTGCTGCTCTATTTCCGAGGGTGCCACCACCTGGAGGAGATCATGTACAACGAAAACATGCGGCGCTCGCAGCTCATGACCCTCTTTGACAAGTTCCACAGTGTGCTGGTCGTGACAAGCCACGAGGACCCCATCATCTCCCTCTTCCAGTCTCCCCTCAGCTGA
- the LOC121301475 gene encoding GATOR complex protein NPRL3-like isoform X2 has protein sequence MYMQIDGKVPKMGDKTSPVSVILVSSGSRGNKLLFRYPFQQIPENQSSQTIKLRSPYALNMAGDTMENPDRDSREQNPLTDEQWVARFSDVILATILATKSDMCGKKFELKIDNVWFVGHPTLLQHAHGIQVSKTDPSPKREMPTMILFSVVFALRANADPSVISCMHNLSRRIAIALQHEERRCQYLTREAKLMLAIQDEVTTVADGEPQSPFHHILPKCKLARDLKEAYDSLCTTGVVRLHINNWLEVSFCLPHKIHCVRCNHIPPEAIERSLKAIRPYHALLLLDDEKSLLSELPLDCSPALVRVIKSCSAIKNLQQLAQDVDLALLQVFQLAAHLVYWGKAILIYPLCENNVYMLSPDANISLYSPLEEQFAQQFPGHDLPSMLAKFSLPVSLSEFKNPLALPVQEAQLIQMVIWMLQHRLLVQLHTYVCLLAPPAEEKLPLAARVGGRNLSTPSALSFGSPTSSDDMTLTSPSMDNSSTELVPGGDTPLNARITESLLASLSKRERLAILNVPAAQNAEDLCMFARLLLYFRGCHHLEEIMYNENMRRSQLMTLFDKFHSVLVVTSHEDPIISLFQSPLS, from the exons ATGTACATGCAGATAGACGGCAAAGTCCCTAAAATGGGAGACAAAACCAGTCCAGTAAGTGTCATACTGGTGAGCTCTGGTAGCAGGGGAAATAAACTGCTTTTTAGGTACCCTTTTCAACAAATACCAGAGAACCAATCTTCTCAAACAA TTAAACTCAGGAGTCCATATGCACTGAACATGGCAGGGGACACCATGGAAAACCCAGATAGGGATTCaag AGAGCAAAATCCTCTAACTGATGAACAGTGGGTAGCCAG GTTTTCTGATGTCATCCTTGCCACCATCTTGGCGACAAAGTCAGACATGTGCGGGAAAAAGTTTGAGCTGAAGATCGACAATGTGTGGTTCGTCGGACACCCAACCCTACTGCAGCATGCCCATGGGATTCAG GTATCGAAAACAGACCCATCACCAAAGAGGGAAATGCCTACAATGATCCTCTTCAGTGTTGTTTTTGCATTAAGG GCGAACGCAGACCCCTCTGTGATCAGCTGCATGCACAACCTGTCCCGGCGCATTGCCATTGCCCTGCAGCACGAAGAGCGCCGCTGCCAGTACCTGACCAGGGAGGCTAAGCTCATGCTGGCCATCCAGGATGAGGTGACCACCGTGG CTGATGGAGAACCGCAGTCTCCTTTTCACCACATTCTCCCGAAGTGCAAACTGGCCAGGGACCTAAAGGAGGCTTATGACAG TCTGTGCACCACGGGAGTTGTGCGCCTGCACATTAATAACTGGCTGGAGGTGAGCTTTTGCCTGCCTCATAAGATTCACTGTGTCCGGTGCAATCACATCCCTCCAGAGGCTATAGAACGCAGCCTGAAGGCAATCCG GCCCTACCATGCCCTCCTCTTGCTGGACGATGAGAAGTCATTGCTGAGTGAGCTGCCGTTAGATTGCTCCCCAGCCCTGGTGCGAGTGATTAAATCCTGCTCCGCCATCAAGAACCTGCAGCAGCTGGCACAGGACGTGGACCTGGCCCTGTTACAG GTCTTCCAGCTTGCAGCCCATTTGGTGTACTGGGGCAAGGCAATCCTTATCTATCCACTATGTGAGAACAATGTCTACATGCTCTCTCCAGATGCCAATATTAGTCT CTACTCCCCGTTAGAAGAGCAGTTTGCACAGCAATTTCCAGGTCACGACCTACCATCCATGCTGGCCAAGTTCTCCCTTCCTGTGTCCCTGTCAGAGTTCAAGAACCCCCTGGCTCTTCCTGTACAGGAG GCCCAGCTGATTCAGATGGTGATCTGGATGCTACAGCACCGCTTGCTGGTGCAGCTGCACACCTATGTCTGCCTGCTGGCGCCCCCTGCAGAGGAGAAGCTGCCACTGGCCGCCCGAGTGGGAGGAAGGAATCTCAGCACACCCAGTGCACTCAGCTTCGGATCCCCCA CCAGCAGTGATGACATGACCCTGACCAGCCCCAGCATGGACAACTCGAGCACAGAGCTGGTGCCGGGGGGAGACACGCCACTCAATGCCAGGATAACCGAGAGCCTGCTGGCCAGCTTGTCCAAGCGAGAGCGACTCGCCATACTCAATGTCCCTGCAGCCCAGAACGCAGAGGACCTCTGCATGTTCGCCCG GCTGCTGCTCTATTTCCGAGGGTGCCACCACCTGGAGGAGATCATGTACAACGAAAACATGCGGCGCTCGCAGCTCATGACCCTCTTTGACAAGTTCCACAGTGTGCTGGTCGTGACAAGCCACGAGGACCCCATCATCTCCCTCTTCCAGTCTCCCCTCAGCTGA
- the LOC121301475 gene encoding GATOR complex protein NPRL3-like isoform X1, whose protein sequence is MYMQIDGKVPKMGDKTSPVSVILVSSGSRGNKLLFRYPFQQIPENQSSQTIKLRSPYALNMAGDTMENPDRDSREQNPLTDEQWVARFSDVILATILATKSDMCGKKFELKIDNVWFVGHPTLLQHAHGIQVSKTDPSPKREMPTMILFSVVFALRANADPSVISCMHNLSRRIAIALQHEERRCQYLTREAKLMLAIQDEVTTVGETDGEPQSPFHHILPKCKLARDLKEAYDSLCTTGVVRLHINNWLEVSFCLPHKIHCVRCNHIPPEAIERSLKAIRPYHALLLLDDEKSLLSELPLDCSPALVRVIKSCSAIKNLQQLAQDVDLALLQVFQLAAHLVYWGKAILIYPLCENNVYMLSPDANISLYSPLEEQFAQQFPGHDLPSMLAKFSLPVSLSEFKNPLALPVQEAQLIQMVIWMLQHRLLVQLHTYVCLLAPPAEEKLPLAARVGGRNLSTPSALSFGSPTSSDDMTLTSPSMDNSSTELVPGGDTPLNARITESLLASLSKRERLAILNVPAAQNAEDLCMFARLLLYFRGCHHLEEIMYNENMRRSQLMTLFDKFHSVLVVTSHEDPIISLFQSPLS, encoded by the exons ATGTACATGCAGATAGACGGCAAAGTCCCTAAAATGGGAGACAAAACCAGTCCAGTAAGTGTCATACTGGTGAGCTCTGGTAGCAGGGGAAATAAACTGCTTTTTAGGTACCCTTTTCAACAAATACCAGAGAACCAATCTTCTCAAACAA TTAAACTCAGGAGTCCATATGCACTGAACATGGCAGGGGACACCATGGAAAACCCAGATAGGGATTCaag AGAGCAAAATCCTCTAACTGATGAACAGTGGGTAGCCAG GTTTTCTGATGTCATCCTTGCCACCATCTTGGCGACAAAGTCAGACATGTGCGGGAAAAAGTTTGAGCTGAAGATCGACAATGTGTGGTTCGTCGGACACCCAACCCTACTGCAGCATGCCCATGGGATTCAG GTATCGAAAACAGACCCATCACCAAAGAGGGAAATGCCTACAATGATCCTCTTCAGTGTTGTTTTTGCATTAAGG GCGAACGCAGACCCCTCTGTGATCAGCTGCATGCACAACCTGTCCCGGCGCATTGCCATTGCCCTGCAGCACGAAGAGCGCCGCTGCCAGTACCTGACCAGGGAGGCTAAGCTCATGCTGGCCATCCAGGATGAGGTGACCACCGTGGGTGAGA CTGATGGAGAACCGCAGTCTCCTTTTCACCACATTCTCCCGAAGTGCAAACTGGCCAGGGACCTAAAGGAGGCTTATGACAG TCTGTGCACCACGGGAGTTGTGCGCCTGCACATTAATAACTGGCTGGAGGTGAGCTTTTGCCTGCCTCATAAGATTCACTGTGTCCGGTGCAATCACATCCCTCCAGAGGCTATAGAACGCAGCCTGAAGGCAATCCG GCCCTACCATGCCCTCCTCTTGCTGGACGATGAGAAGTCATTGCTGAGTGAGCTGCCGTTAGATTGCTCCCCAGCCCTGGTGCGAGTGATTAAATCCTGCTCCGCCATCAAGAACCTGCAGCAGCTGGCACAGGACGTGGACCTGGCCCTGTTACAG GTCTTCCAGCTTGCAGCCCATTTGGTGTACTGGGGCAAGGCAATCCTTATCTATCCACTATGTGAGAACAATGTCTACATGCTCTCTCCAGATGCCAATATTAGTCT CTACTCCCCGTTAGAAGAGCAGTTTGCACAGCAATTTCCAGGTCACGACCTACCATCCATGCTGGCCAAGTTCTCCCTTCCTGTGTCCCTGTCAGAGTTCAAGAACCCCCTGGCTCTTCCTGTACAGGAG GCCCAGCTGATTCAGATGGTGATCTGGATGCTACAGCACCGCTTGCTGGTGCAGCTGCACACCTATGTCTGCCTGCTGGCGCCCCCTGCAGAGGAGAAGCTGCCACTGGCCGCCCGAGTGGGAGGAAGGAATCTCAGCACACCCAGTGCACTCAGCTTCGGATCCCCCA CCAGCAGTGATGACATGACCCTGACCAGCCCCAGCATGGACAACTCGAGCACAGAGCTGGTGCCGGGGGGAGACACGCCACTCAATGCCAGGATAACCGAGAGCCTGCTGGCCAGCTTGTCCAAGCGAGAGCGACTCGCCATACTCAATGTCCCTGCAGCCCAGAACGCAGAGGACCTCTGCATGTTCGCCCG GCTGCTGCTCTATTTCCGAGGGTGCCACCACCTGGAGGAGATCATGTACAACGAAAACATGCGGCGCTCGCAGCTCATGACCCTCTTTGACAAGTTCCACAGTGTGCTGGTCGTGACAAGCCACGAGGACCCCATCATCTCCCTCTTCCAGTCTCCCCTCAGCTGA
- the LOC121301587 gene encoding hemoglobin subunit alpha-2-like, which yields MYSTTEKALIASIWEKVMPHTEQWGGEALERLLAVFPQTKIYFKHMNTCPGSAAIRAHGGKVMKAIGSAAGDVDNMASTLSSLSELHAYNLMVDPTNFKLLSHCILVVLANHLPSEFTPEAHLAFDKFLASVAAILSHKYR from the exons ATGTACTCCACTACCGAGAAGGCTCTCATCGCCTCCATCTGGGAGAAGGTTATGCCCCATACCGAGCAATGGGGCGGTGAGGCTTTGGAGag GCTCCTTGCTGTCTTCCCTCAGACCAAGATCTACTTCAAGCACATGAACACTTGCCCTGGCTCTGCTGCAATCCGCGCTCACGGTGGCAAGGTGATGAAGGCCATCGGTTCGGCTGCAGGGGACGTGGACAACATGGCGTCAACCTTGAGCAGCCTCAGCGAACTGCATGCCTACAACCTTATGGTGGATCCCACCAACTTCAAG CTGCTGTCTCACTGCATCCTGGTTGTCTTGGCAAATCACCTGCCTTCTGAATTCACGCCCGAAGCCCACCTTGCCTTCGACAAGTTCTTGGCCAGTGTGGCGGCCATCCTGTCTCATAAATATCGATAA
- the LOC121301429 gene encoding DNA-directed RNA polymerase III subunit RPC5-like has protein sequence MAENTELVKSPSEYLTMLMPPPVEEEAAKPVCPSNVLSMAQLRNLPLGDQVRTLMKNVKVMPFANLMGFLSHGTDSTAVLRCIQQVAMLVQGNWVVKSDVLYPKDSCSPHSGVPAEVLCRGRDYVMWKFTQERWVERKAVAAVIKLPPEDVKDFMEQMSVTRINRGWEFLLPHDSEFIKKHPDVAQRQHMLWMGIQAKLEKVFKLSKEDMMPKKQNSQPGSVMVSGEQLVTAAREKVRENYSVLERELQQRHRADSQDLGAVRVKQEPLSDGEEPMDTSSAGHNNGAANGLYSDDSSRDSVNGPCLPRAHTAPTQELRDFVSSIFRKHFVLTLSELKRLFNLHLASLPPGHSLFSGISDRLLQEAVLDSKCKQILVPFPPQNSAQADEQKVFALWEMGDSFDQHRQLLLEIFMKNYRVRRNLIQGKLNQEFGDNVTKTDLDRLLKECCVSYGGMWYLKGTVQS, from the exons ATGGCTGAAAACACTGAGCTCGTCAAATCACCCAG TGAGTACCTGACCATGTTGATGCCTCCACCTGTAGAAGAGGAAGC TGCAAAACCAGTGTGTCCCAGCAATGTGCTGTCCATGGCTCAGCTCAGGAACTTGCCACTTGGGGACCAAGTGAGGACCCTCATGAAGAACG TGAAAGTGATGCCGTTTGCTAACCTGATGGGTTTCCTGAGTCACGGGACCGACTCCACTGCAGTGCTGCGCTGCATACAGCAGGTGGCGATGCTGGTCCAGGGAAATTGGGTGGTTAAGAG CGATGTTCTGTACCCAAAAGACAGCTGCAGTCCTCACAGCGGCGTGCCGGCCGAGGTGCTGTGCCGGGGAAGGGACTATGTG ATGTGGAAGTTCACGCAGGAACGATGGGTGGAGAGGAAGGCTGTGGCTGCTGTTATTAAG CTGCCCCCCGAGGACGTGAAGGACTTCATGGAGCAGATGTCTGTGACCCGCATTAACCGCGGCTGGGAGTTCCTGCTGCCCCACGACAGCGAGTTTATCAAGAAACACCCCGACGTGGCCCAGCGGCAGCACATGCTCTGGATGGGGATCCAGGCCAA GTTAGAGAAAGTTTTTAAGCTCTCTAAGGAGGACATGATGCCAAAGAAACAGAATTCTCAACCAG GCTCAGTGATGGTGAGCGGAGAGCAGCTTGTGACCGCGGCGAGGGAGAAGGTGCGTGAGAACTACAGCGTTCTAGAGAGGGAGCTGCAGCAGAGGCACAGGGCAGACAGCCAGGACTTGGGCGCGGTGCGGGTCAAACAGGAGCCTCTGAGTGACGGGGAGGAGCCCATGGACACGTCCTCCGCGGGGCACAACAATGGGGCTGCCAATGGCCTGTACTCGGACGACAGCTCTCGGGACTCTGTGAACGGGCCCTGCCTCCCGCGCGCCCACACCGCCCCCACTCAGGAGCTCAGGGACTTTGTGAGCAGCATCTTCAGGAAGCACTTTGTCCTGACACTCAGCGAACTCAAGAGGCTCTTCAACTTGCACCTGGCCAGCCTGCCCCCCGGACACAGCCTGTTCAGCGGCATCTCGGACCGGCTGCTGCAGGAGGCTGTTCTCGACTCCAAGTGCAAGCAGATCCTAGTGCCT TTCCCTCCCCAGAACTCGGCACAAGCAGATGAACAGAAGGTTTTTGCCCTTTGGGAAATGGGAGACTCGTTTGACCAG CACCGACAGTTACTGCTGGAGATCTTCATGAAGAACTACCGCGTGCGCCGGAATCTCATCCAGGGGAAACTCAACCAAGAGTTTGGGGACAACGTCACAAAAACAGATTTAGACAGGCTGCTCAAG GAGTGCTGTGTGAGCTACGGTGGGATGTGGTATCTCAAAGGCACGGTCCAGTCATGA